In Alkalihalobacillus sp. AL-G, the genomic stretch AGCTTGATATTGGAAAAATGGCTGAAAAGCTGGGTGATGATTATGTTCTGTTTCTTCGCTTACACCCTGCCATTCAGAATACGACTATACTTACTGAACAATATTCGGATTTCATTGTTGATGTTTTTTCTGGCCAATATGATCTTAATGAACTGCTTGTTGCTGCTGATTATTTGATAACGGATTATTCATCAATTGTAGTCGAATTTTCGATTTTGCAAAAACCGATGATCTTCTTCACTTATGATTTTGAGGAATATAAACGATCCCGAGGCGTTATAGAGGAATTTGAAAAGAATCTGCCTGGTCCAATTGTGAGAGATACTGATTCAATCATTGAATTAATACATAGCAATGATTTTGATCTTGATGCTATTAAAAGTTATTCCGAAACATGGAACAAGTATTCTAAAGGACGCTCAAGCTATCAATTAGTTCAATATATGTTTCCCGAAAAAAGCATGAAAGAAAGAATAAGCTACTTCCGTTAACTCCGCTTCGAGAGGCACAAATGCTCGAAGCATTCTTTTTATATTGTTTATTTTTGGCAATAATGTATAAGGATCAGGGTTATCAATTGTTTAAAGGAAGGACACTCTTTTAATATGAAGTCACTCATTACGATTGTCAGGGAGCAAATTCGTTCCTTCTATCTGATTCTGAGACTCTCTGCCTTTGAAATGAAAAGTGCAAACACCAACAATTATTTGGGCAGGCTTTGGGAAATCTTAAACCCGATGATTCAACTTGGTATTTACTGGCTTGTGTTCGGGATTGGTGTCCGTGGAGGCCAGGAGATTACAATGGAGAATGGTGTCCAAGTTCCTTTTTTCATTTGGTTGGTAACCGGGATGATTGTTTGGTTTTTTGTGAATCCAGCTATATCAAAGTCCTCCAAATCAATCTATTCCAGACTTCAATTGATTGCTAAAATAAGCTTTCCGATGAGTGCAATACCATCATTTGTCATTATGGCTAATTTCTATACCCATGTAATGCTGGTTACGGTTGTAACGGTTTTTTTACAATTTACCGACTATAGGCTATCCGTCTATTTCATCCAGCTGCCATACTTCATGCTGGCAACGTTACTCTTCTTGTTAGCTGTTGCACTGGTAACATCAACTCTTACTACAATTATCCGTGATGTACAGCAAATCGTTCAGTCTGTGTTAAGAATGTTGTTATATTTAACTCCGCTTCTGTGGCATACAGATCAATTAATGCTTAACGGAGTAGATTTAACATTTCTGTTAAAGCTGAATCCACTATATTACCTTGTTGAGGGATACAGGGCTTCATTACTGGGAACGACATGGTATATTGTTAAATACCCTGAATACACACTTTATTTTTGGATCGTAATTCTTTTTACCCTTCTATTGGGTTCTGCTTTACATTTGAAATTCAGAAATCGATTTGTTGATTTCTTATAATTGGATGTGAAACGTAATGAGTGAATCGGTTGTCGTTCAAAATGTTTTTAAAAAATATAAAATGCACACATCACCGAAAGAAAAGCTGTTGGATGTTCTTTTGCCTGGAGGCTATGGAGAAGACTTTTATGCACTTCAAGATATTTCGTTTACCGCAAACCGAGGGGATGTAATCGGACTCATCGGCATGAATGGTTCTGGAAAATCAACACTTTCCAATATCATTGGCGGCGTCATCCCACCTACTTCTGGTACGGTGAAGACAATTGGACAGACTTCGATCATTGCCATCTCATCAGGACTTAATAAGCATTTGACCGGCAGGGAAAATATTGAATTGAAGTGCTTGATGCTTGGTTTCAGCAAGAAAGAAATACAAGAGATGGAAGCTGATATCATTGAGTTTGCTGATATTGGAAAGTTTATCGATCAACCAGTTAAAAAGTTCTCAAGTGGTATGAAATCCCGACTTGGTTATGCGATCTCCGTGACGGTTAACCCTGATGTTCTAATTATCGATGAAGCACTTTCCGTAGGTGATCAAGTATTTGCCCAGAAATCTAAAAACAAAATGTTTGAGTTTAAAGAAAAGGGCAAAACGATTTTCTTTGTCAGCCACTCGATGGGACAGATCAAGGAGTTTTGTGAAAAAGCGATTTGGCTCGATTATGGTGAAATGAAAAGCTTTGGTCCTGTTGAAGAAATCATCCCGGAATATGAAAAATTCTTAAAGCAACACAAGACGATGACAATGGAAGAACAGAAAAAATTCCGCGAAGAAGTCATGAAGAAGCAAAGCGGCTTAGCTGCGATAAAGTGATGAAGACAATCAAAAATCCTAAGATAATACACGAGGCAGCTTTTCATTTAGTTTCGAAAAGTCCTTCTAAATACGTTTTTACTTCAGATCGTAAATCTTCTCTTTTCAGGGCAAAATCTACCGTTGCCTTAATAAACCCGACTTTATCACCAACATCATAGCGTTGTCCTTGAAATTCATAGGCTAAAATTGGTTGTGCCTGATTGAGCTGAATGAGTCCATCAGTTAATTGTATTTCTCCACTGTTACCAGGAGGCAGCTTTTCCAGAATAGTAAAGATGTCAGGCTGTAAAATATATCTTCCCTTAATGGCGTAATTGGATGGTGCTCGATGAATCTGTGGTTTTTCTACCAGTGTTTCAACTGGGATTACATTCGGTTCAATAGCGTCGCTTTTAGGCTTTATAATTCCGTACTTTGATACCTCTTCATCTTGTACTTGCTGAACTCCGACCACAGAGGAGTTATACCGTTCATATATGTTAATCAATTGTTTCAAGCATGGTTCTGTGGAGTCTACAATGTCATCTCCAAGCAAAACAGCGAAAGGTTCATCCCCTATAAATTTACTCGCACAATAAATTGCGTGCCCTAATCCTTTTGGCTCTTGTTGACGAATATAATGAATGTTGGCCATTTCGGAGATTCGCCGCAGCTCTTCCAATAATTCAATTTTATTTCGCTTTGCCAACGTTTCTTCCAATTCATAGGATTTATCAAAGTGATCCTCAATTGACCGTTTACTGCGTCCGCTTATAATGATGATGTCCTCAATACCGGATGCTACAGCTTCTTCTACGATATATTGGATCGCCGGCTTATCGACGATCGGCAGCATTTCCTTCGGCTGAGCTTTTGTAGCAGGTAAAAATCGAGTGCCTAGGCCTGCAGCCGGTATGATCGCTTTACGAATTTTAAAAATGACGTCACCCCCATAGATCAAAAGATTATGACTTTAAATCCCAGTCTTTATAATTGTATTTAAATAAAGAGTTAATCATGTATTATTTTATCAGTATGGTGCATACGGTTTAAAACACCTGCCAAACCTTCACAGAATCTTATCGACCTATGAACACTTTATCCAAAAACCATTGCAACCGAATGACAAAAAAGAGAACTCACAAGGAGGTGTTCCATATAACACCTAAAACAATTATGTGCATTTTCGGCACCCGGCCTGAAGCCATTAAAATGTCTCCAGTGATAAAAGAGATACGAAAATATCCGGAATGGTTTGATGTAAACGTCGTGGTGACGGGCCAACACAAGGAACAACTTTTTCAAGTATTGAATCATTTCGACATTCAACCGGACATTGATTTGAATTTAATGGCCGAAAATCAGACGCTATCTTCCTTTACTTCCCTTGCGATCAATGAATTGGATAATGTTCTGAATGAAAAAAAGCCAGATTTGGTTTTGGTACACGGAGACACACAAACAACTTTATGTGGGGCATTCGTTGCTTTCTTACATAGAGTTCCGATTGGTCATGTTGAAGCCGGCCTTCGTTCATACAAAAAGTACTCGCCTTGGCCTGAAGAAATAAACCGGAAAATGGTTGATGTTGTAACGGATCTATTATTTACACCTACCATGAATAACCGGGAAAACTTACTTGCAGAAGGATATCAACCTGAACAGATTTTTGTAACCGGGCAAACCGCAATAGATGCTGCAATTTTAACCTACCAACAGGATCATACATTCGAAGATCCTTTTTTTAATCGATTTGATTTTAAAAGAAAGAAAATGATAACCGTAACGTTTCATCGGAGAGAGAATTATGGGAGCCCGATAAAAAACATATTTTTATCGATACGTAAGATTGTGGAGAACCATCCAAATGTCACCATCGTTTTTCCAGTCCATCTGAATCCAAGGGTTCGTGAATATATCGATGAAATCCTAGCAGGACATTGCCGTATTATTCTTCTTGACCCACTCGCATACCCCGACATGATAAATTTACTAGCTCGATCAGATTTAATCATAACTGATTCCGGCGGGCTTCAGGAAGAAGCTGTCCTTTTTCAAAAACCCCTTATTATAACAAGAGATTCAACCGAGCGACCGGAAGCGATCGCCGACGGTGTTGGATATCTTGCCGGAACTGATCAAAAAAAGATTTACAATCTAACGAAAGGGGTTTTGACGGGGCCAAATACATTTAATAAAACAATTAATTATGATAAGAATCCATTTGGTGATGGAAATGCTTCAAAGCGAATAGTAAGTGTCATAACCCATTATTTTGATTTTACATCAGAATTACCGATTGAGTTCTCAGATAAAAACTTAATAATGGATTTATAGCTTTCTATTCGAAAGAAAAAACGCAAGTGATTTCATTTGTGAAATCGCCTGCGTTTTTTTGTTTGAATCATACTATGTGTTCTCGAAATAGAACCTGTACCATCCCCTGCTAGTTTATCGGTAGGATCCCCGCATAGTCCGTGAAATAGCCTTCTGCTGGGTAGGCTGGGATGTCGTACCAGTGGTCTGGATCAACTTCGTGAACTTCTTCTGTTGCAATTCCTGTCAGCAGTGCTTTTAACGCAAGATAGTTCTGTTTCGTCAAGTAACCGTTCGACTTCTGTCCGAGGCTGCCTTCTCTCGTATTCCCTTTCGTCTCAAAGAAGATTGCTGGGTTGCTGTGCCCATCTGGGTTCAGATTATTGTAGTTCAGCCCCATCATCATCGCTGAGACAACTCCGCCTCTAATGTCGATATAATACTTTCCTCCACCGACCTGGTATTGATCGATGCGCGTGTATCCGTACTTTGTCAACGAATCATAGACATACCCCTGCATTTGCTTCGTCACCTTGTTGTAGTAGCCGTTTTCCAAGCTAGGAAGTGTCGGTCCATCTGGTGCAAGTGAGATTCCCAAGGAAAAACTAGTAGCCTCGTTCGTTCCGTAAACCGTTTTAAAACCTTGATGGTGCAGGTCAACTGCAAAGTCCGGCTTGACGTCCGCCCAGTACGCATAAACGACCTTTGATTCATTCGCTTTGAAACCATCAAGTGTCCAGCCTCGGTTCAAGTCGATATAAGCGTCGTCACTGACTGGTTCGCCATTTTCGTCCATGAGCAGAGTGCCCCGAGTATTCATGATGCTTCCGTCTGGATTGTACATCGGAATCACATAAAGTGTCAGCTCATCAAGCAGTGTTTGTACATCTGGTCCACCGGATGATGCTAACGTTTTTAAAAGCTGCATGACTGCCTCTGTTGTCAGCTTCTCATCACCATGTATTTGAGCTTGAACCCAAACCTTCGTATCACCATGACCTACTTTTGCAACATAAATGCTGTTCCCTTGTTCGGATTTACCGTAGTCATCAAGGGTTGTGACTTCGAATTCGGCTTTGCTTCGTTTTTCCAAAGCATATAGCTGTTCGACCATTTCCTCATAGGTCATAATACTGCTGATCGTATCATTGCCGTTTGTGGATGGTCCGCCAGGCTTCGTGTTCCCTTCTGCAAAAGCCACACTGCTGAACATCATGCACATAATCGCAAGCAATACGATTCCTCGTACAATTTGTTTCATCATAAAACCTCCTGTCGTATTTTCCTTAATGATTTTACTTCGAGAATCGAAATATATATACACCATTCTCATTTTGGTGGCATGATTCCTTTGAAAAAGACATAAACAGGAGGGATTGGCTATGATTTCGACAAGAAAAAACATGCGGTCTTTATTAATCAGGTAGTTGGTAGCAGGAATTTATACGGATAAAAGTTCGTGTCTTAACACATTTCTAAAAAAGTGTGGAAAGGCTGGGTCAATTATTTTTATCAGTATCTAGCTCCGTATATGGGGTTTCATGCCTGTATCCTCACGTATTTCAATTTAATCGCAAGGTCGATTGGAAACCTTTCCTTCAAGTAAATCGTCATTAAGAGTGTACTATTTTTTGGGATGTGTCCAACGAGCCGTGTTCAAACTGGAAAATACTTTCGATTAATGCCGAGATCGACCGTTTGTGGTATAATTCATTGTCAGTATTACCTTTGAGTTAACTGCAAAAGTGGATGTTATGACTTTATACCGTCTTTTTCAAGCATCCGTTTTCGAATACTTCTACCTATAAAGTAATGGTGGTGTTTAAATGGCTTCACGAATCGACCGCAGAAAGCAAAAAAGCGGAAAACGAAAAGTACTTAAACGTACTCTTATGATTATATCGGTCTTATTTTTTTCACTAGTAGGATATGTTGGTTGGCAATACTATTCAGGTCTGAATCAGGCAAAGCCCTCAAAAGCATTGGAAACGGACTATGAATTCAATGCTCCTGAACAAAAGGTTGAGGGGAAATACAATGTTTTGATGTTAGGTGTCGATGCCCGGGAAGGTGAGGAACACTCCCGTACGGATACGATCATGATTGCCCAGTATGACACGGATACAGAAAAAGCTAAACTCGTTTCGATCATGCGTGATTCTTACGTAGAAATTCCAGGCTACGGGATGAACAAGATCAATGCTGCCTTCTTCCATGGCGGCCCTGAGCTTTTACGGAAGACGATCAAACAAAACTTCGGCGTAGACGTGCACTATTATGCAATTGTCGACTTTAAAGGATTTGAGCAAATTGTCGATACGATCGCTCCGAATGGGATTGAGATCGATGTCGAAAAGCACATGTCCTACAATATCGGGGTCTCTCTTGAACCAGGCCTACAGAGGCTGAATGGCAAGGAATTGCTTGGGTATGCAAGGTTCCGTCACGATTTACGTGGTGATTTTACAAGGGTAGAACGCCAGCAAAAGGTTATCTCGAAGGTTAAGGACGAATTTACAAGCCTTTACGGAGTTTCTAAGCTTCCGAAGGTAATTGGAACGGTCCAACCGTATATTGATACAAACATGAAGACATGGACTGCAATCGGCATTGCGAAGGACATCATGTTGAATAAAGGTGACATCGAAACGATGAAAATCCCTGTCAAAAATGGATTTTCAGAAACCTCTGTTCCAAGAGCAGGGGCGATCCTCCAGCTTGATTTTGAGGAAAACAGCCAGGCATTGCAAGAGTTTTTAGGTGCAAAGACTTCGCAATACACGAGCAATGCAGGTGCCAATGAAGCTGCAGAACAAAATAATTAGAAACGATGAAAGAGAGCTACCCGCTCGGGGTGGCTCTCTTTGTATGGGGATGATTTCTTATGGATTTTTACGAAAGGAAAAAGAAATTCAGGTTTAAATCTCATAATTGCGGGAAAGATGATATGATGTATACATATGCTAAATACATAATAGAAACTGGTCATCATGCTTAAAAAACGGGTCCAAAAAACTTCAGATTTGTAGAGCCTTAAAGTTTGACCTATATTGACCTATTGAGTAAGATGAAATTAAGCCGTAAAGCACTTATGGAAAAAGGAGGATTTATGAAATGAACTTAATCCCAACAGTAATTGAACAAACGAACCGCGGGGAACGTGCCTATGATATATATTCCCGCCTGTTAAAAGACCGCATCATCATGCTTGGTAGCGCAATTGATGACAACGTAGCGAACTCGATTGTTGCTCAGCTATTATTCCTTGCTGCTGAAGATCCTGAGAAGGACATTTCCCTATACATCAACAGTCCAGGTGGCTCGATCACTGCGGGAATGGCGATCTTTGACACAATGCAATTCATCAAGCCGAAGGTAAGCACGATCTGTATCGGAATGGCTGCTTCTATGGGAGCGTTTCTACTGACTGCAGGTGAGCCTGGCAAGCGTTATGCATTGCCGAACAGTGAGGTCATGATTCACCAACCACTTGGCGGAACACAAGGTCAAGCTTCGGATATCGAAATTCATGCACGCCGTATCATCGAAATGCGTGAAAAGATCAACAAAATCATTTCTGAACGTTCTGGACAGCCGATCGATGTGGTTGAACGAGACACTGACCGCGACAACTTCATGAGTGCCGAACGAGCGAAGGAATATGGCTTGATCGATGATGTTCTTCAACAACCTACAGATGTAAAAGCTAAGTAGCATAATACGTTACAAAATAAGAACAAAGGCTGACTCAGTCGTTGTGACCCTTCATTTTACTAGACGGATCATTGATTTCCCGTCTTTAAAATAGAAGAAGCACAACCCGAGTCAGCCTTTTTTTTACACGTTAAGAAAGCATAAAGTACTTTCTATAGTATAAGCGCAAGGGTCTTTAGGTCATCCTTTAGGGCTAAGGCTTGGCGCTAGCCAAGTTTTCTTTATCGCTGGAATTGCTTCTCGATCGTTTTTCACTTGCAAAAAATCATTCACCATGCGGTCGCCTCCTTCCACGTTCGCACATAAACTAGTGGAAGAAAGGAGGTTTCAAAGGTGAAGATCGCATTATTGCTTATCCTGATTGCACTGCTTACCATACCTGTTTTGGATTTAACTACTGATCTGGAAACACATGAAAATGGGGAACAATCGCCTAATGAACAGCATTCAGATGATGGAGGAACGGTAGATACCGATAGCTCAAATTTAGATGGAGAAAGTGACGACAGCGACGACCCTCAATCGGATGGGAAAACAGACCCGACCAACATTGAAAATGAAGCTTTTAAAATCACGTCCCCGTTACCTAATCAAAAGGTTTCCGATTCGTTTATCTTTAAAGGAGAGGCGAGGGTTTTCGAGGCAAACTTCCAATACGAGCTTTTAGATGGGGAAACAGTACTCGAACATGGAATTGTTACCGCATCCGAAGGCGCACCTGGATGGGGTTCATTTGAGAAGGACATCCAATTGTCCAGCAAACCTGAAGGACCTCTCGTTTTAAAAGTGTTTGTCGATAGTCCAAAAGACGGCTCAGAAATCAATGTTCTTAAAATCCCTCTCAAAACGGACTAATCGGAAATCAGGCATGAAAAAACAGAGCTGACGCAGCGATTCACTCTTGACCATCCACTTTCAAGGGGGGAGGGGTAAGGAGTAACGATCAAGAAACCTTTGCGTCAGCTCTTTCTATCCATCTATTTTAAGTTAAGCGGATCTGCGCACGTTGATCAAACGTAATCCATTATCAATCCATTTCGATAAGTTCAATTTCGTTTTCAAAACTTCTAAGTCATTTAATAGCTGTTGCCTCGTTGTCGGAAGTAACGGCTTTGACGTTAATACCTCCACAATTTCCAAACGTAGCATCCAATCCTCAGGAAAGCTCTCAAGCTCTGAAACAACCTCTTTTATCGTTACGATGATCTCCTGCGGCGTCTTTTCCTCTTCACGAAGATCTCGAATCTGGCCGTACAGTTTTTCTAAACGCGTTTGAGGTTTGTGCTCGGTTTGGACGTTGGTTGCTCTTTCTATTTCGGTACCAAAGAAATGTTCACTGTCAGCTGCACCAGCAAACACAGAAGTAATTCGCTCTCCAACAGCCATGTCAAAACTACCCTGATCGGTTTCAAATATAATCTGATTTTTCCACGTGATCTTTGCGTGAGCGATGCGAAGCAGTACGACCTTTTTATTGTTTCGAACTATCTCTTCCAACACACCTTCTACAGTAATGCCGGATTTGAATGTCAGGGTGAATGGTTTATGCATGTGAATTCCGTGATTCAGAAAATCTTCTTCACTCCAATCCTCAAGAGCCAGCTCTGAGTCTAGCAATCTTCCAACCGGAGAACCGAAGCCTTCTCTATGATCCTCTTTTCCGTGACCTCCGATTACCTGATCTTCGATTGATAAAGCGGTCGGGCCATTCGTATTCATGTAGATGGCTTCCCCGTTTTCGTCTCGTATCAGATTTTCAAAAGTACCGGTAACCTGAAGTCCGGAGCTGTATACCGCTGTGGCAGTATTTGCCGATCGTACCGCTTTCTCAAGGCTTTCTGTTCCTCCTGCCTTGAATGCCATTGTTTCAGCAAACTTCTCCACCGCTTCAGTCAGCTGGTCAAAATCGCGGCAAACAAAGAGCTGAGGCTGCTGTGTCGTAATATCGAAGCCAGTGTTGATTGCGGTTTCCAAGTCGAACGGCACTTTTTTCACCTCGTCCGATAGACTGTTCACACCTTCACCGATCGAGGAAAGCAGCCCGGACCCGTAAAGAACAGGGTGATCCACCGTTCCAATCATCCCGAACTCGACCGTCCACCAGTACAGGCGTGAGATCTGTTCAGCTTCCGACACCTCTTGAACACCCTCCTGCTTGATTTGGAGATTTGCTCGTGCTGCTTCGACTTCCACTTCTGTAGCGGAACCATCCTCAAGTAAAGCAGAAAGGGTCCGAATCGCATCAAACACCTCGTGTTCCTCTTTTGTAGCGAGTGCTTTGGATCCAATCTCACCAAACCGTTTTACAAATTGGGCATATTGTTCGTCACATAAAATGGGAGCATGCCCAGCGGCCTCGTGTATGATGTCAGGTGCAGGTGTGTAGTCAATGTTTTCAAGCTTTCGGATTTCAGTAGCGATCGGCAAGTAACCGTGCGCCTGGAAATCAAAAAAGGCGACAGCAGGAATGAACCCATCGATTGTAACTGCGCCCCACCCGAATGGTTGAAGGCGTTCATTCATTTCCTCAATTTTTGGAATCGAATCGATATGGATCCCAGAGGAAACGAGACCATTCGTATAAGCTCCATGGGCAACATCCTTCAAGAAGTTGTGGTTCTGACGCATGACATACCGCCAAACGGCATGGTCGATCGGGCTATATTTTTGATAATCTTGCTCCACCACATATTTTCTTAAGTGCGCAGGTAACGGTCTTGGACTCATTTTTCAGCTCTCCTTTTCTTTTGTAAAATAAAAAAATCCTCATCCTCTTAGTATGTGTTTGATAAACACCATACTAGGGACGAAGAGTTTCCGCGGTACCACCCTAATTGATGAACGATTTGTTCATCCACTCGTAAAAACAGCCTGTTTTGGTTGCAATGTAATTCACATCGACTACTGCCTGAACTTCCACCAAACGTCCAGTCTCTATATGCTGCCTATAGTCATGCTACTGCTTTTGCAAGGCTATTTTATATTCACCTTTTATACTAACACGCTTAAACGCTTTTAAGTACTAAAGTTATTAATAAAAACTATACACAATGATTTTGCCGGCGTCAAGAACTTTTTTAAAATAAGGGGAAATTGTGTAGCTGCCTATTGAATAAGTCCTCGTAGATATAAGTCCGACTAAAAACAGGACTTCAGAAAAATTCTTGGGTTATGTAACGTAAATATACCAGAAATCCTTCATCTAGATAGGTTTCTCAGGCGTTTAAATTGGCTTATTCTCTAGTTGGGTTCGCCTTCTTTCGTACCGATTCTTTCTAAGTCTTCCAAGGCGTCTTGAAGTGCCAATAATTCATAAATGATCGTCAGTCGCTGCGAAATATGCCTTTTTGTAGTGGATTCGTCTGTTCGTTCACGACGTCCTTGCTCGTGTAAAAACAAAAGATCGAGACATCCGATCAGTTCAAAGTGGTCTTCACTCATTTTATGATCCGGATCCTGTAAAACTGCTGCTACTGAGTCAGCAGCTTTCGAGACGATTACAACATTTTCAGAAGACAATTTAGTCTTTTCTATATCAAGAGAGAGCAAATTTCCAAAATGATAGAGAATCTTTTGGAAATACTCCAGCTTTTTTACAAGTATTCCGAATTCACGTATCTCACTAAGATTGTGTCGTCGGTACTTCCATTCCTCTCGCTGAAATTGGGCAAGATTGAAAGAACGTTCCATATCCTTACTTAGACGTTGGTACTCCAGCTGTAACTGGCGGGGACTTGCACCTTCCACGAACCTGGTCAGGATACCACCGGACCGCTCATACAATTTATTTACTTGTTCTTGCACCATATCCATGTAATGAGGTGGGAGAATCATAAAATTAATGATTGTCGATACACCTAATCCGATCAACGTCGTTAACAGCCTTACAAAAAAAGAAGATACAAAATGTTCTTCGGTTTCCGCAATCATAGCTACGGAAGTTAATGTCGCGACTAACATACCCGCATCTAGACGGAGTTTATGACAAACAGCAAGTGTCAAGGTAGCTGCCAACGCATATGCCAGGGCTGATTGGCCAAGAAAGGATTCAAAGAACATA encodes the following:
- a CDS encoding ABC transporter permease, coding for MKSLITIVREQIRSFYLILRLSAFEMKSANTNNYLGRLWEILNPMIQLGIYWLVFGIGVRGGQEITMENGVQVPFFIWLVTGMIVWFFVNPAISKSSKSIYSRLQLIAKISFPMSAIPSFVIMANFYTHVMLVTVVTVFLQFTDYRLSVYFIQLPYFMLATLLFLLAVALVTSTLTTIIRDVQQIVQSVLRMLLYLTPLLWHTDQLMLNGVDLTFLLKLNPLYYLVEGYRASLLGTTWYIVKYPEYTLYFWIVILFTLLLGSALHLKFRNRFVDFL
- the tagH gene encoding teichoic acids export ABC transporter ATP-binding subunit TagH — translated: MSESVVVQNVFKKYKMHTSPKEKLLDVLLPGGYGEDFYALQDISFTANRGDVIGLIGMNGSGKSTLSNIIGGVIPPTSGTVKTIGQTSIIAISSGLNKHLTGRENIELKCLMLGFSKKEIQEMEADIIEFADIGKFIDQPVKKFSSGMKSRLGYAISVTVNPDVLIIDEALSVGDQVFAQKSKNKMFEFKEKGKTIFFVSHSMGQIKEFCEKAIWLDYGEMKSFGPVEEIIPEYEKFLKQHKTMTMEEQKKFREEVMKKQSGLAAIK
- the galU gene encoding UTP--glucose-1-phosphate uridylyltransferase GalU, which codes for MIYGGDVIFKIRKAIIPAAGLGTRFLPATKAQPKEMLPIVDKPAIQYIVEEAVASGIEDIIIISGRSKRSIEDHFDKSYELEETLAKRNKIELLEELRRISEMANIHYIRQQEPKGLGHAIYCASKFIGDEPFAVLLGDDIVDSTEPCLKQLINIYERYNSSVVGVQQVQDEEVSKYGIIKPKSDAIEPNVIPVETLVEKPQIHRAPSNYAIKGRYILQPDIFTILEKLPPGNSGEIQLTDGLIQLNQAQPILAYEFQGQRYDVGDKVGFIKATVDFALKREDLRSEVKTYLEGLFETK
- the wecB gene encoding non-hydrolyzing UDP-N-acetylglucosamine 2-epimerase; its protein translation is MCIFGTRPEAIKMSPVIKEIRKYPEWFDVNVVVTGQHKEQLFQVLNHFDIQPDIDLNLMAENQTLSSFTSLAINELDNVLNEKKPDLVLVHGDTQTTLCGAFVAFLHRVPIGHVEAGLRSYKKYSPWPEEINRKMVDVVTDLLFTPTMNNRENLLAEGYQPEQIFVTGQTAIDAAILTYQQDHTFEDPFFNRFDFKRKKMITVTFHRRENYGSPIKNIFLSIRKIVENHPNVTIVFPVHLNPRVREYIDEILAGHCRIILLDPLAYPDMINLLARSDLIITDSGGLQEEAVLFQKPLIITRDSTERPEAIADGVGYLAGTDQKKIYNLTKGVLTGPNTFNKTINYDKNPFGDGNASKRIVSVITHYFDFTSELPIEFSDKNLIMDL
- a CDS encoding M14 family zinc carboxypeptidase; this translates as MKQIVRGIVLLAIMCMMFSSVAFAEGNTKPGGPSTNGNDTISSIMTYEEMVEQLYALEKRSKAEFEVTTLDDYGKSEQGNSIYVAKVGHGDTKVWVQAQIHGDEKLTTEAVMQLLKTLASSGGPDVQTLLDELTLYVIPMYNPDGSIMNTRGTLLMDENGEPVSDDAYIDLNRGWTLDGFKANESKVVYAYWADVKPDFAVDLHHQGFKTVYGTNEATSFSLGISLAPDGPTLPSLENGYYNKVTKQMQGYVYDSLTKYGYTRIDQYQVGGGKYYIDIRGGVVSAMMMGLNYNNLNPDGHSNPAIFFETKGNTREGSLGQKSNGYLTKQNYLALKALLTGIATEEVHEVDPDHWYDIPAYPAEGYFTDYAGILPIN
- a CDS encoding LCP family protein, which translates into the protein MASRIDRRKQKSGKRKVLKRTLMIISVLFFSLVGYVGWQYYSGLNQAKPSKALETDYEFNAPEQKVEGKYNVLMLGVDAREGEEHSRTDTIMIAQYDTDTEKAKLVSIMRDSYVEIPGYGMNKINAAFFHGGPELLRKTIKQNFGVDVHYYAIVDFKGFEQIVDTIAPNGIEIDVEKHMSYNIGVSLEPGLQRLNGKELLGYARFRHDLRGDFTRVERQQKVISKVKDEFTSLYGVSKLPKVIGTVQPYIDTNMKTWTAIGIAKDIMLNKGDIETMKIPVKNGFSETSVPRAGAILQLDFEENSQALQEFLGAKTSQYTSNAGANEAAEQNN
- the clpP gene encoding ATP-dependent Clp endopeptidase proteolytic subunit ClpP, encoding MNLIPTVIEQTNRGERAYDIYSRLLKDRIIMLGSAIDDNVANSIVAQLLFLAAEDPEKDISLYINSPGGSITAGMAIFDTMQFIKPKVSTICIGMAASMGAFLLTAGEPGKRYALPNSEVMIHQPLGGTQGQASDIEIHARRIIEMREKINKIISERSGQPIDVVERDTDRDNFMSAERAKEYGLIDDVLQQPTDVKAK
- a CDS encoding Gmad2 immunoglobulin-like domain-containing protein, which gives rise to MKIALLLILIALLTIPVLDLTTDLETHENGEQSPNEQHSDDGGTVDTDSSNLDGESDDSDDPQSDGKTDPTNIENEAFKITSPLPNQKVSDSFIFKGEARVFEANFQYELLDGETVLEHGIVTASEGAPGWGSFEKDIQLSSKPEGPLVLKVFVDSPKDGSEINVLKIPLKTD
- a CDS encoding aromatic amino acid hydroxylase, translating into MSPRPLPAHLRKYVVEQDYQKYSPIDHAVWRYVMRQNHNFLKDVAHGAYTNGLVSSGIHIDSIPKIEEMNERLQPFGWGAVTIDGFIPAVAFFDFQAHGYLPIATEIRKLENIDYTPAPDIIHEAAGHAPILCDEQYAQFVKRFGEIGSKALATKEEHEVFDAIRTLSALLEDGSATEVEVEAARANLQIKQEGVQEVSEAEQISRLYWWTVEFGMIGTVDHPVLYGSGLLSSIGEGVNSLSDEVKKVPFDLETAINTGFDITTQQPQLFVCRDFDQLTEAVEKFAETMAFKAGGTESLEKAVRSANTATAVYSSGLQVTGTFENLIRDENGEAIYMNTNGPTALSIEDQVIGGHGKEDHREGFGSPVGRLLDSELALEDWSEEDFLNHGIHMHKPFTLTFKSGITVEGVLEEIVRNNKKVVLLRIAHAKITWKNQIIFETDQGSFDMAVGERITSVFAGAADSEHFFGTEIERATNVQTEHKPQTRLEKLYGQIRDLREEEKTPQEIIVTIKEVVSELESFPEDWMLRLEIVEVLTSKPLLPTTRQQLLNDLEVLKTKLNLSKWIDNGLRLINVRRSA